From the Sebastes fasciatus isolate fSebFas1 chromosome 3, fSebFas1.pri, whole genome shotgun sequence genome, one window contains:
- the LOC141764943 gene encoding cytoplasmic phosphatidylinositol transfer protein 1-like gives MLLKEYRICMPLTVEEYRIGQLYMISKHSHEQSDRGEGVEVVQNEPYEDPAHGQGQFTEKRVYLNSKLPSWARAVVPKIFYVTEKAWNYYPYTITEYTCSFLPKFSIHIETKYEDNKGCNDNIFDTELKEQEREVCFIDIAYDEIPERYYKESEDLRYFKSDKTSRGILQEGWRDTQDPIMCSYKLVTVKFEVWGLQTRVEQFVHKVVRDVLLLGHRQAFAWVDEWIDMTMDEVREFERAIQEATNEKIGFFPPSISIGDTPLSSCSLTGPASAPTTPMCTDAPESLSVPKDRPRKKSAPETLTLRDPAPSDVPQPSTPSPLPVSNHVQSSTPPSCNSDIAELDEQ, from the exons TACCGCATTGGGCAGCTGTACATGATCAGTAAACACAGCCACGAGCAGAGCGACAGAGGGGAAGGAGTGGAGGTCGTCCAGAACGAACCGTATGAAGACCCGGCGCACGGCCAAGGACAGTTCACAGAGAAACGAGTCTACCTCAACAG TAAATTACCCAGCTGGGCTCGAGCGGTGGTTCCCAAGATCTTCTACGTGACGGAGAAAGCGTGGAACTACTACCCTTACACCATAACAG AATATACA TGCTCATTCTTGCCCAAGTTCTCCATCCACATAGAGACAAAATATGAGGACAACAAAGGATGCAATGACAAC ATCTTTGACACCGAGCTGaaggagcaggagagggaggtgTGTTTCATCGACATCGCCTACGATGAGATCCCCGAGCGCTACTATAAAGAGTCCGAG GACCTGCGATACTTCAAGTCAGATAAGACGTCGCGGGGGATTCTTCAGGAGGGTTGGAGGGACACCCAGGATCCAATCATGTGCTCGTACAAACTGGTCACCGTCAAGTTTGAGGTGTGGGGTCTGCAGACACGTGTGGAGCAGTTTGTGCACAAG GTGGTTCGGgatgtgctgctgctgggacacAGACAGGCATTCGCCTGGGTGGATGAGTGGATTG ACATGACGATGGATGAGGTGAGAGAGTTTGAGCGCGCCATCCAGGAGGCCACCAACGAGAAGATTGGGTTTTTTCCGCCGTCGATCTCCATCGGCGACACGCCCCTGTCCTCCTGTTCCCTCACCGGCCCTGCCAGTGCCCCCACCACCCCCATGTGCACTGACGCGCCCGAGTCCCTCTCTGTCCCCAAGGACCGACCCCGCAAAAAGTCTGCTCCAGAAACCCTGACCCTTCGCGACCCTGCCCCAAGTGACGTCCCCCAGCCCAGTACCCCGAGCCCACTACCCGTATCAAACCACGTCCAATCGTCCACACCGCCCTCCTGCAACTCTGATATTGCTGAGTTGGACGAGCAGTAG